From a region of the Actinomycetota bacterium genome:
- a CDS encoding glycosyl hydrolase family 65 protein yields MKATTRAPSPPEVAGPAPALIPTASLPDRTFEAVVFEWDGTAVPDRNADAGEVRARIEALCATGTEIVVVSGTHVGNIDGQLGARSVGPGRLHLCLNRGSEVFRVDREGPHLVYRRTASPEEDAALDRAAALTVERLRARGLRAEIVSQRLNRRKIDLIPDARTALAKLRDLEAIGFDRLLAGHRAEWAARWRDADVTIEGDDDAQRAVRFALFHLMASSAGDGEAAVGARGLSGPAYGGRVFWDAEVFVLAFLAATHPASARAMVEYRIRRLPAARREAKKRRNEGAHFPWESADDGTEVAPRFVRPPDGRIVPIRTGEHVEHVTADIAWAAWHYVQWTGDEAFLRGPGRMLLTETARYWASWVRFDRAGRAHLYGVTGPDEYHEIVDDNAYTNVMVRWNLGRAADLVERDGIGATRDEASRWRRIAAALTDGYDTATGVYEQFAGFRRLEPVVISELAARPVAADVLLGRERVARAQVIKQADVLMLHHLAPGEVTRGSFEPNLDFYEPRTAHGSSLSPGIHAALLARAGRTERALELFRIACRLDLDDLTGTTAAGLHLAAMGGVWQALACGFAGVRPGGRALTLDPRLPETWDALGLRLRFRGRRVGLRIERDRIDIECDSSVRFMLPGGRRVTVRPPGLRLAYEGEGWRGE; encoded by the coding sequence ATGAAGGCGACGACGCGCGCCCCCTCGCCCCCGGAGGTTGCCGGGCCGGCTCCCGCCCTGATCCCGACGGCCTCACTTCCCGACCGGACCTTTGAGGCGGTCGTCTTCGAGTGGGACGGAACCGCCGTTCCCGACCGCAACGCCGACGCGGGCGAGGTGCGCGCGCGCATCGAAGCGCTGTGCGCAACCGGCACCGAGATCGTTGTCGTCAGCGGCACGCACGTAGGAAACATCGACGGCCAGCTCGGCGCGCGGTCCGTGGGACCGGGCCGGTTGCACCTGTGCCTGAACCGCGGCTCGGAGGTCTTCCGCGTCGATCGTGAAGGGCCGCATCTCGTCTATCGACGGACGGCAAGTCCCGAAGAGGATGCCGCGCTCGATCGAGCAGCGGCGCTGACCGTCGAGCGCCTTCGTGCGCGGGGGCTGCGGGCGGAGATCGTCTCGCAAAGGCTGAACCGGCGGAAGATCGACCTCATCCCGGACGCCCGGACGGCCCTCGCGAAACTTCGCGATCTGGAGGCCATCGGGTTCGATCGCCTCCTGGCCGGGCATCGAGCCGAGTGGGCGGCTCGCTGGCGGGACGCTGACGTCACGATCGAAGGCGACGACGACGCGCAGCGCGCGGTCCGGTTCGCGCTCTTCCACCTCATGGCCTCGTCGGCCGGCGACGGGGAAGCCGCCGTGGGCGCGCGCGGCCTGAGCGGCCCGGCGTACGGCGGCCGCGTCTTCTGGGACGCCGAGGTGTTCGTGCTTGCGTTCCTCGCTGCGACGCACCCGGCTTCTGCGCGCGCGATGGTCGAGTACCGCATCCGCCGGCTCCCCGCTGCACGCCGCGAGGCGAAGAAGCGGCGGAACGAAGGCGCGCACTTCCCGTGGGAATCCGCCGACGATGGCACCGAGGTCGCTCCGCGTTTCGTGCGCCCTCCGGATGGCCGCATCGTGCCCATCCGCACGGGCGAGCACGTGGAGCATGTCACGGCCGACATCGCGTGGGCAGCCTGGCACTACGTGCAATGGACCGGAGACGAGGCGTTCCTCCGCGGTCCGGGCCGCATGCTGCTCACCGAGACCGCCCGCTACTGGGCCTCGTGGGTGCGCTTCGACCGCGCCGGACGAGCCCATCTCTACGGAGTGACCGGCCCCGATGAGTACCACGAGATCGTCGACGACAATGCCTACACCAACGTCATGGTGCGCTGGAATCTCGGCCGCGCCGCCGATCTGGTCGAGCGCGACGGGATCGGCGCCACGAGGGACGAGGCTTCGCGGTGGCGCCGGATCGCGGCCGCGCTGACCGACGGCTACGACACCGCAACGGGCGTCTACGAGCAGTTCGCCGGGTTCCGGCGTCTGGAGCCCGTCGTGATCTCGGAGCTCGCCGCCCGTCCGGTGGCCGCCGACGTGCTGCTCGGGCGAGAACGAGTTGCACGAGCACAGGTCATCAAGCAGGCGGATGTGCTCATGCTCCATCACCTCGCGCCAGGGGAGGTCACGCGCGGATCGTTCGAGCCCAACCTCGATTTCTACGAGCCACGCACCGCGCACGGCAGTTCGCTCTCGCCTGGTATCCATGCGGCGCTGCTCGCCCGAGCCGGCCGGACGGAGCGAGCACTGGAACTGTTCCGGATCGCGTGCCGGCTCGACCTCGACGACCTTACCGGGACGACCGCCGCCGGTCTCCACCTCGCGGCGATGGGTGGTGTCTGGCAGGCGCTTGCTTGCGGCTTCGCCGGGGTGCGCCCGGGCGGTCGCGCACTAACGCTCGATCCCCGGCTGCCCGAGACGTGGGACGCGCTCGGCCTTCGGCTGCGTTTCCGAGGCCGGCGCGTTGGGCTTCGGATCGAGCGTGACCGGATCGACATCGAATGCGATAGCAGCGTCCGCTTCATGCTACCCGGCGGGCGCCGTGTGACCGTGCGCCCTCCGGGGCTGCGGTTGGCGTACGAGGGGGAAGGATGGAGGGGGGAATGA
- a CDS encoding universal stress protein — MTVKILACIDDSPSARPVLDTARALARVLKADVEALHVRENGTMAVQRDAQAVDVPLHVELGDPISMIAGALREDQVLLGVLGTRRDAVGWRPAGHVALAVAEGASKPLVVVPPDFPSRAPEEVRRLLVPLDGTPEAATAVRSSVHVFAGSGVEVVALHVFDREHAPRFMDRPEHDLEVWAEEFLARYCAEPGARVEIRRGEAGEQVVEVAESARVDMIALGWSQDLSPGHAAVVRDVLTRACVPIMLVPIAAAPVETERIAAEAT, encoded by the coding sequence ATGACCGTGAAGATCCTCGCGTGCATCGACGACAGTCCGTCCGCGCGGCCGGTCCTCGACACCGCGCGCGCCCTCGCGCGCGTTCTCAAGGCCGACGTGGAGGCGCTCCACGTACGGGAGAACGGCACGATGGCCGTGCAGCGGGATGCGCAGGCGGTAGACGTGCCGCTTCACGTGGAGTTGGGCGATCCCATCTCGATGATCGCCGGCGCCCTGAGAGAGGACCAGGTCCTGCTCGGAGTCCTCGGGACGAGGAGGGACGCAGTGGGGTGGAGACCGGCCGGGCACGTCGCGCTCGCCGTCGCCGAGGGCGCTTCGAAGCCGCTCGTGGTCGTGCCGCCTGACTTTCCGTCGCGTGCGCCCGAGGAAGTGAGAAGGCTGCTCGTGCCGCTCGACGGCACGCCCGAGGCGGCCACGGCGGTCCGGTCGTCCGTCCACGTGTTCGCCGGCTCCGGGGTCGAGGTCGTCGCGCTCCACGTTTTCGATCGGGAGCACGCGCCGCGGTTCATGGACCGCCCCGAGCACGACTTGGAGGTCTGGGCGGAGGAGTTCCTGGCACGTTACTGCGCGGAACCCGGCGCACGGGTCGAGATCCGCAGGGGAGAGGCGGGCGAGCAAGTCGTCGAGGTCGCGGAGTCGGCTCGAGTGGACATGATCGCCCTCGGCTGGTCGCAGGATCTCTCGCCCGGCCATGCCGCCGTGGTCCGAGATGTCCTGACGCGCGCCTGCGTCCCGATCATGCTCGTCCCCATCGCCGCCGCGCCCGTCGAGACAGAACGGATCGCCGCGGAGGCGACATGA